A window of Pseudomonas denitrificans (nom. rej.) genomic DNA:
CTCTACCTCACGACCGGCACCATCGCGGCTTTCCTGCTGCTGCCCATCGTGTTCATCGTCCTGCTGTCGTTCGGCTCCTCGCAGTGGCTGGTGTTCCCGCCGCCGGGCTGGACGCTGAAGTGGTACGGCCAGTTCTTCTCCAACCCCGAGTGGATGAGCGCAGCGTTCGCCAGCCTGAAGGTGGCGATCCTCACCACCCTCTGCTCGGTCGCCCTGGGCCTGCCCACCGCCTTTGCCCTGGTGCGCGGCAAGTTCCCCGGCCGCGAGCTGCTCTACGGGCTGTTCACCCTGCCGATGATCGTGCCGCTGGTGATCATCGCGGTGGCGGTGTACGCGCTGTTCCTCAAGCTCGGCTACACCGGCACGCTGTTCTCCTTCGTGGTCAGCCACGTGATAGTCGCGCTGCCGTTCACCATCATCTCGATCATCAACTCGCTGAAGCTGTTCGACCAGTCCATCGAGGACGCCGCGGTGATCTGCGGGGCGTCGCGCCTGCAGGCGGTGATGAAGGTGACCTTCCCGGCGATCCGCCCCGGCATGGTCGCCGGCGCGCTGTTCGCCTTCCTGGTCTCCTGGGATGAGGTGGTGCTGAGCGTGATGATGGCCAGCCCGACCCTGCAGACCCTGCCCGTGAAAATGTGGACCACCCTGCGCCAGGACCTGACCCCGGTGATCGCCGTCGCTTCGACGCTGCTGATCGGCCTGTCGGTGCTGGTGATGGTGATCGCCGCCGCCCTGCGCCGGCGCAACGAAATCCGCGCCTGAGCGCCGAGGTAAATGCCATGAGTGCCGTGATCCAAGAATCCCGCGAGCAGAAGACCCTGGTCAGCCTGCGCAACCTGAACAAGTTCTATGGCGACTTCACCGCCGTGGACAACATTTCCCTCGACATCCAGGACGGCGAATTCCTCACCTTCCTCGGCTCCAGCGGCTCGGGCAAGAGCACCACGCTGTCGATGCTGGCCGGCTTCGAGACGCCCAGCAGTGGCGAAATCCTGGTCGAAGGCCAGTCGCTGGTGAACGTGCCGCCGCACAAGCGTGACATCGGCATGGTGTTCCAGCGCTACTCGCTGTTCCCGCATCTCTCGGTGCGCGACAACATCGGCTTCCCGCTGGACATCCGCAAGCAGAAGGGCGCCGAGCGCGACCGTCGCGTCGACGCCATGCTCAAGCTGGTGCAGCTGGACAAGTTCGCCCACCGCCGCCCGGCGCAGCTTTCCGGCGGCCAGCAGCAGCGCGTCGCCATTGCCCGCGCGCTGGTCTACGAGCCGCGCATCCTGCTGATGGACGAACCCCTCGGCGCGCTGGACAAGAAACTGCGCGAAGACCTGCAGGACGAGCTGCGCCACCTGCACCGTCGCCTGGGCATCACCATCGTCTACGTCACCCACGATCAGGAAGAGGCGATGCGCCTTTCCCAGCGCATCGCCATCTTCAGCCACGGCAAGATCGTCGGCCTGGGCAGCGGCTACGACCTCTACCAGAACCCGCCGAATGCCTTCGTGGCCTCGTTCCTCGGCAACTCCAACTTCCTCCGCGCCCGTGCCCACGGCAACGCCGCGGCGGAGTTCGAAGGCCGCGCATTGGCCATCCGCCCGACCGCGAACCTGCGCGAAGGCCAGGACATCCTGCTGATGGTGCGCCCGGAAAAAGCCCAGGTGCTGAGCCCTGCTCAAGCCGCTGCCACACCGCTGGCGGCAGGCTGGAACGAAATCCCGGCGAAAGTGGCCGAGACGGTGTTCCTCGGCGAGAGCCTGACCTGCAGCGTGGTCACCGCCAGCGGTGCGACCCTGACGCTGAAGGAGCTTTCCGGCAACACCCAGCCGCTGGCCCCCGGCAGCGAAGTCCGCGTGCGCTGGGCCGCCGCCGATGCGTGCGTGTATGACCAGTGGAACGAGAGCGACCTGACCAAGGGCGTGCACTGATTCGGTTCTGACGATTCATCCCTTGAACCCCCGGTTTCCCTCGTGGAGCCGGGGGCTTTTTTTGCTTGGGTTTTTTGCGGGTGGCGATGGCGTCGGTATCGGCCGTCGGCCCTGCCGACGGATTGCGTGCGCGGCACGCTCCTACAGGTTGGAGTCGGGTGACGGGGTTCGTTGTTCGCCGCAGCGTTGGGTATCAACGAATGAAGTGCACCTTGCCGGTGTCGTCATTGCCCATGTAGATGCCGTAGACGCCGGCCTGGCGCTCCTCGATGTAGCGTTCGAGGATCTGCCGGATCGCCGGGTAGTAGATGCATTCCCAGGGGATATCTTCCGGGGCGAAGAATTTCACCTGCAGGGTCTCGGGGCCGTGCTCGCCGGTTTCCTCGATCACGCTGGCGCGGAAGATGATGTAGACCTCGCTGATCTTCGGCACGCTGAAGATGGAGTAGGGCGAGACGATGTCGGCGCGCACGCCGGTCTCTTCCCAGACTTCGCGCAGGGCGGCCTGTTCAGTGGTTTCGCCGTTTTCCATGAAACCGGCCGGCAGCGTCCAGGTGCCTGGGCGCGGCGGGATGCCGCGCTGGCAGAGCAGGTACTTGCCGTCGCGCTCGATGATGCAGCCGGCAATGACCTTGGGGTTCTCGTAGTGGATGTAACCGCAGCCCGCGCAGATCAGGCGCTCATGGGTATCCCCCGGCGGGCACTGGCGGCTGAGGCCGCCACTGCCGCAAGCGGGACAGAAGCGCGGGGCGGGCATGGCGTCAGCGGCCTATGCGCGGCTCTTTGAGCGCGATGGGGGTGGCGATGTCGCGCACGTTGCCGGCGCCGTCCTGCTTGGAGCGCAGGTAGTCCAGGGCGACCTTGGCGGCGGCGCGGACGTGGTCGACCGAGGCCTGGTGAGCCGCGACCGGGTCGCCGCTCTTGATCGCCTCGACCATGCGCTCCATTTCCTGGTTGCTGGCGGCGCGGCGGTTTTCCTGGGACACGGAGGTGGCCCGCAGGTAGCTGATGCGCGCCTGCAGCTGGCGCAGCTGGGTGGCGGCGGTGCGGTTGCCCGAGCCTTCGAGCAGCACGTCGTAGAAGCCCTGTACCGATTCGATCACCTGCTGCAGCTCGCCGTCTTCCAGCGCCTGGCGGTTCTCTTCCAGCGCGCGCTCCAGGTTGCGGATGTCGCGGGCCTTGGCGTTCAAGGTGAAGAGCTGGACGATCAGGCCTTCGAGC
This region includes:
- a CDS encoding ABC transporter ATP-binding protein, producing MSAVIQESREQKTLVSLRNLNKFYGDFTAVDNISLDIQDGEFLTFLGSSGSGKSTTLSMLAGFETPSSGEILVEGQSLVNVPPHKRDIGMVFQRYSLFPHLSVRDNIGFPLDIRKQKGAERDRRVDAMLKLVQLDKFAHRRPAQLSGGQQQRVAIARALVYEPRILLMDEPLGALDKKLREDLQDELRHLHRRLGITIVYVTHDQEEAMRLSQRIAIFSHGKIVGLGSGYDLYQNPPNAFVASFLGNSNFLRARAHGNAAAEFEGRALAIRPTANLREGQDILLMVRPEKAQVLSPAQAAATPLAAGWNEIPAKVAETVFLGESLTCSVVTASGATLTLKELSGNTQPLAPGSEVRVRWAAADACVYDQWNESDLTKGVH
- a CDS encoding NUDIX hydrolase encodes the protein MPAPRFCPACGSGGLSRQCPPGDTHERLICAGCGYIHYENPKVIAGCIIERDGKYLLCQRGIPPRPGTWTLPAGFMENGETTEQAALREVWEETGVRADIVSPYSIFSVPKISEVYIIFRASVIEETGEHGPETLQVKFFAPEDIPWECIYYPAIRQILERYIEERQAGVYGIYMGNDDTGKVHFIR
- a CDS encoding GntR family transcriptional regulator, encoding MKRLPLDDSFKVNRNPVTLREIVLDKLRGAILNFQLLPGDRLVERDLCDRLGVSRTSVREALRHLESEGLVEFADAKGPRVAIITLEDAVDIYELRCVLEGLIVQLFTLNAKARDIRNLERALEENRQALEDGELQQVIESVQGFYDVLLEGSGNRTAATQLRQLQARISYLRATSVSQENRRAASNQEMERMVEAIKSGDPVAAHQASVDHVRAAAKVALDYLRSKQDGAGNVRDIATPIALKEPRIGR
- a CDS encoding ABC transporter permease, which gives rise to MLLSPNAMSRRMRVGLYLTTGTIAAFLLLPIVFIVLLSFGSSQWLVFPPPGWTLKWYGQFFSNPEWMSAAFASLKVAILTTLCSVALGLPTAFALVRGKFPGRELLYGLFTLPMIVPLVIIAVAVYALFLKLGYTGTLFSFVVSHVIVALPFTIISIINSLKLFDQSIEDAAVICGASRLQAVMKVTFPAIRPGMVAGALFAFLVSWDEVVLSVMMASPTLQTLPVKMWTTLRQDLTPVIAVASTLLIGLSVLVMVIAAALRRRNEIRA